The following proteins are co-located in the Periplaneta americana isolate PAMFEO1 chromosome 12, P.americana_PAMFEO1_priV1, whole genome shotgun sequence genome:
- the LOC138709998 gene encoding LIRP-like produces MWRVVMVAACLCVLCESQSDLFQPQDKRGSRRYCGPTLVSTLHIICNGTYYTNIRPLSRAQKKAWPDSDDDVWMELQLPENVERYPFRSRASAVAFPRRVFKRQSWGVADECCVRKGCDYNELSSYCAP; encoded by the exons ATGTGGCgagtggtgatggtggcggcctGTCTGTGCGTGCTGTGCGAGTCGCAGTCCGACCTGTTCCAGCCCCAGGACAAGCGCGGGTCCCGACGCTATTGCGGCCCCACGCTGGTCAGCACGCTCCACATCATCTGCAACGGCACCTACTACACCAACATACGGCCTCTGTCCAGGGCGCAGAAGAAGGCGTGGCCAG ATTCAGACGACGATGTGTGGATGGAGCTGCAGCTCCCGGAGAACGTGGAGCGGTACCCGTTCAGGTCGCGGGCCAGCGCCGTTGCCTTCCCCCGCAGGGTCTTCAAGCGGCAGAGCTGGGGCGTGGCGGACGAGTGCTGCGTGCGCAAGGGCTGCGACTACAACGAGCTCAGCTCCTACTGCGCGCCCTAG